In Oryzias melastigma strain HK-1 linkage group LG16, ASM292280v2, whole genome shotgun sequence, a single genomic region encodes these proteins:
- the setd2 gene encoding histone-lysine N-methyltransferase SETD2 (The sequence of the model RefSeq protein was modified relative to this genomic sequence to represent the inferred CDS: added 129 bases not found in genome assembly), whose product MDSVAKSELREEGSGASVKVEGLSKSALIKSLSPRVILSNHFLPKGTKMRVNLEDQGRQKVSFSFAQTKKPLQSPLFIPASNDTPVTEPQGALSQSSSEKAGKSTDGKAEQKQTILVPTSVAEITSPTSVSGSTRLKTNLAKMHFKKQILNVSASVEKPASVTSEELHTSELPKSSSKGVADFPVPQPQNADSLSENVLTELLETKESPISKKPAASQGKDGDSSSSTDRENVYKRVTRSQLDSAPHASETDGESAHVSSRRQSADSKSKTNSDSRDKVKKSSSSSHVGEREKSSSKRSENHERSSSYSRSDRDSRNTSSRSSRSEKDRRRSRSRSRSRSRGPRTSSSYSRSERYRSDRGSRSERSYYHESDRRSHRSSPRRERRLSRSRQDRTRESSHSDEDHRRTRTTDSTRSSHHLNSHKESKSSSSSKSDKSSKSVDSSQSSEFDKRSQSSKSERTSKRSDSDSQRKYSPVSDLSYRKSSSHYKSETNDNASHTQSKTHEKHHKSSSSDSEGKLHPTEKSNATSEKCKESEKERKRSESKDMAPSKSPVKSSEYDRQPNGTNALSSTTISETCPQSEKVRSDLQPESNTHSNENTNEIAESTDTVLQESLSRCDQEEQSELEIAITACESLNPEGVSLDDLYTVKDSFSSNDQSHPNNDAAGLDLCKSEESIVCKQEENVLDLYSKSSPHEPATQDVKQSTKLEINEPNEVLALENQAAKRETLESDPPCLTNESQQVQAQPNVDAAKKVSCSSRKSRWDIVGQDIFENDNSQRAGYEESNPVVQSSRFSNHVCQDSEIQQALATQFTLTNQGEISEQQVGSDTMIYKYKDQSEPSQASTTTSYHCDVKLTAPQTPTNSNEPLHILDKQPIISGLNTQSWNGESQENDPKESTEKTKMSKRAPARQDALGKQSEGSDSDNSEYDSDCEKAIKQLHSVVVVPKNSSLTKDAKHREMSPCHAENLSTLSTSCLPACGNLYEVPNQIYSKQTQPSGQSGSSDSLISSVSCQSQSNTIDSTSHSEGASFMSTQPFMAGNDSSHGQASNSIQTSDIFKKFGQELKQRHITSQEQQMFSYYQREDRSTADSINDKHAFPLGWDYSQSEQPTSTCQQPDSSHGSLLTNTKLTGAASIGPEPRHAVASCTQQPPSMQAIKKPYLHEHYQETSNEIHPDSLTNDHDDYSEDKLSSSQAASLNTPGSSSFVQAHEISSNSRGSVAPDLSRDDTFRPHRGRGPPKKRRPEVESDSDNEAEVGPSSKRERLRDGEVSKETVVKTETHRPPLSLRDFQDAQKWKDFARSKKMPPYFDLIEENLYLTERKKSKSHRDIKRMQCECPLLSREERSKGVMACGEDCLNRLLMIECSSRCLNGAYCSNRRFQKKQHADFEVILTDDKGWGLRAAKDMPPNTFVLEYCGEVLDHKEFKTRVKEYARNKNIHYYFMSLKNNEIIDATLKGNCSRFMNHSCEPNCETQKWTVNGQLRVGFFTTKTVAAGTELTFDYQFQRYGKEAQKCFCGAPSCRGFLGGENRVSVRAAGGKMKKDRNRKSALTTVDEELEALLENGEGLCDEKQVVSLCRLMVRVETMEQKLICLKLIQNTQNPSCLKQFLDHHGLSLLWIFMVELSEAKGNSATGIKMQIEIMKTLAVLPISTKNMLEESKVLTLIQRWAQTKTLPQQTEMDGYSSENTSRAQTPLNTPDGSANKLGPELDGEASKPAVYRRLKIISENSLDSALSDASKASDGKEEEEDEEDEEEDENMHGDPPEEKEMKVEAVDGTKESTLEPVTENVSEKQEEPEMSRTSEQNLTVEAKTDSDVKMEDSEIKEDTQIEPQQEVPGDKQDSSEKQISQTVEEKPDSEPNVPESQSSQEGADDLPSETLEVLEELQDADKPPPPPPPPPPPPPLQTDPHPAEATTNVSPSSETVEAAAPPDVTATPVEPSAVGTPSQDEEEGLSDVESERSQEPQHNVLDISSMAARLLETWKDLKEVYRIPKKSQVEKEARNRSRDRETGLTPRTASGSRERERERERERERERDRDRDRDYDKDRDRDWDRDRDRDRERDRDRISDKTPRSSERRRRRSLSPPPSSYERSSRRTEERKTPRGVSSKERNKLSTEERRKLFEQEVAQREAQKQQQQQQLQQQQQQQQQQQQLQTMVYDPALAYVSSPSFITYPPGYPIQTFVDPSNPNAGKVLLPTPPVDPGANYEQTPPLASTGLVSEIAIPSPSSTSQTAPASNLSQHITTTNIATGTPQQYAQPNVATQDAGVAVLSVPPQPTTQVQSQQSYTTLWDPTTQQAVTVQTQPAQQYAAAAGQAQPQAAIYYQGQPCQAIYSIPAAYPQANPPVIQAYTEPTASYLHGQAVYPGHQQGVVVQQGGTVTTIVTSQTVQQEMIVPNNVIDLPPPSPPKPKTIVLPPNWKVARDPEGKIYYYHIVTRQTQWDPPTWDGSSDSTSVDHESEMDLGTPTYDENPSKFSTKTAEADTSSELAKKSKETFRKEMSQFIVQCLNPYRKPDCKSGRISNTEDFKHLARKLTHGVMNKELKACKNPEDLECNENVKHKTKEYIKKYMQRFGAVYRPKEDTDVY is encoded by the exons ATGGACAGTGTGGCCAAGTCAGAGCTCAG AGAGGAAGGGAGTGGTGCTTCG gTTAAAGTGGAAGGCCTGTCCAAGTCAGCTTTAATTAAGAGTTTGTCTCCCAGAGTCATTCTGTCCAACCACTTCTTGCCAAAAGGGACCAAGATGAGGGTAAATTTAGAAGACCAGGGTCGTCAGAAAGTGTCCTTCAGCTTCGCACAGACAAAGAAGCCTTTGCAAAGTCCGCTCTTCATCCCTGCCAGTAATGATACGCCTGTCACCGAACCTCAAGGTGCCTTGTCGCAGTCGAGCTCAGAAAAAGCAGGGAAAAGTACAGATGGCAAAGCTGAGCAAAAGCAGACGATTTTGGTGCCAACATCTGTAGCAGAGATAACTTCTCCCACATCAGTCTCTGGCTCCACCAGACTAAAAACAAACTTGGCAAAGATGCACTTCAAGAAACAAATTCTGAATGTGTCTGCATCTGTAGAGAAACCAGCGTCTGTTACATCAGAAGAGCTGCACACGTCAGAACTGCCGAAGTCGTCAAGCAAAGGTGTAGCCGACTTTCCAGTGCCGCAGCCTCAGAATGCTGATAGTCTCTCGGAAAATGTGCTGACAGAACTTTTGGAGACAAAAGAAAGCCCCATCTCCAAGAAGCCAGCGGCTTCTCAAGGAAAAGACGGTGACAGTTCCAGCAGTACTGATCGggaaaatgtttacaaaaggGTAACCAGGTCACAATTGGATAGTGCTCCCCATGCCTCAGAAACTGATGGAGAGTCAGCTCATGTGTCTTCCAGGCGTCAATCGGCAGattcaaaaagcaaaactaacTCAGACAGCAGAGACAAAGTTAAAAAGTCTTCCTCAAGTTCACATGTcggggaaagagaaaaaagttccTCTAAGCGATCAGAGAATCATGAAAGGTCTTCTAGTTACTCTAGGTCGGACCGCGACTCGAGAAACACATCCTCACGCTCATCACGATCAGAGAAAGATCGAAGAAGGTCCAGGTCTAGATCCCGATCTCGATCGAGAGGGCCTCGGACAAGTTCATCTTACTCCAGATCAGAGAGATACAGAAGTGACAGAGGATCTCGCTCTGAAAGGTCGTACTATCACGAATCTGATCGGCGATCGCACAGGAGTTCTCCCCGCAGAGAGAGAAGACTTTCTCGTTCTCGTCAAGACAGAACACGAGAGAGTTCTCACTCTGACGAGGACCATAGGAGAACAAGAACAACAGACTCGACTAGGTCATCCCACCACTTAAACTCCCACAAAGAGTCCAAATCCTCATCCTCTTCCAAGTCTGACAAATCCTCTAAATCTGTGGATTCTTCTCAGTCCTCCGAATTTGACAAAAGATCACAATCATCAAAGTCTGAAAGGACTTCAAAGAGATCAGACTCTGATTCTCAACGCAAGTACTCTCCAGTTTCAGATTTGTCATACCGAAAATCCAGCAGTCATTATAAGTCAGAGACTAATGATAATGCATCTCATACACAATCGAAGACACATGAAAAACACCATAAAAGCAGCTCCAGTGACTCTGAAGGAAAACTACACCCCACTGAGAAAAGTAATGCCACTTCAGAGAAATGTAAAGAATCTGAAAAAGAACGCAAAAGGTCAGAGTCAAAAGATATGGCCCCCTCTAAATCTCCTGTGAAATCCTCTGAATATGACCGCCAACCAAATGGCACAAATGCGCTGTCATCAACAACCATCTCAGAAACTTGTCCTCAAAGTGAAAAGGTGAGATCCGATCTTCAACCTGAAAGTAACACGCACAGTAATGAGAATACTAACGAAATAGCTGAATCTACTGACACAGTACTTCAAGAATCGCTTTCAAGGTGCGATCAAGAAGAACAATCTGAACTTGAAATAGCTATAACTGCATGTGAAAGCCTGAATCCTGAAGGTGTCTCTTTAGATGATTTGTACACTGTGAAGGACAGCTTCTCCTCTAACGACCAATCACATCCAAATAATGATGCAGCTGGACTTGACTTGTGCAAGAGTGAGGAGAGTATCGTGTGcaaacaagaagaaaatgttttagatcTCTATTCAAAGTCCTCTCCTCATGAACCTGCCACACAGGATGTTAAGCAAAGCACTAAATTGGAGATTAATGAACCAAATGAAGTGTTGGCACTGGAGAACCAAGCAGCTAAAAGAGAGACACTTGAATCTGATCCACCATGTCTTACAAATGAAAGTCAGCAGGTGCAGGCACAGCCAAACGTTGATGCTGCGAAAAAGGTTAGTTGTTCCTCCAGAAAGTCTAGGTGGGATATTGTTGGGcaggacatttttgaaaatgataaCTCACAAAGAGCAGGTTATGAAGAGAGTAATCCTGTTGTCCAAAGTTCCAGATTTTCTAACCATGTTTGTCAAGATTCTGAAATTCAACAAGCGCTTGCTACACAATTCACACTGACCAACCAAGGGGAGATTTCTGAACAGCAAGTCGGTTCAGACACCATGATCTATAAATACAAAGACCAAAGTGAGCCTTCACAAGCAAGCACCACCACCAGTTATCACTGTGACGTAAAGCTCACTGCTCCTCAAACACCAACAAACTCAAACGAACCCTTGCACATCCTGGACAAGCAACCAATCATCTCGGGTTTGAACACACAAAGCTGGAACGGCGAAAGCCAAGAAAACGATCCCAAGGAAAGCACAGAGAAAACCAAGATGAGTAAACGAGCGCCAGCCAGGCAGGATGCTTTAGGAAAACAGAGCGAAGGAAGTGACAGCGACAACTCTGAGTATGACTCTGATTGTGAGAAGGCTATAAAACAGTTGCACTCTGTTGTAGTGGTGCCAAAGAACTCTTCTCTGACAAAAGATGCAAAGCATAGAGAGATGTCTCCATGCCATGCTGAAAATCTGTCAACCCTGTCCACTTCATGTCTACCAGCCTGTGGGAATCTCTACGAAGTCCCAAATCAAATTTACTCCAAACAAACACAACCCTCAGGACAGAGCGGTTCGAGTGATTCTCTCATCAGCAGTGTGTCGTGTCAGTCCCAGAGCAATACAATCGATAGCACCAGTCACTCAGAGGGGGCCAGTTTCATGAGCACCCAGCCTTTTATGGCTGGGAATGACAGTTCCCACGGACAAGCCTCAAATTCTAtccaaacttcagatattttcaaaaagtttggacaaGAGCTCAAACAACGTCACATAACTAGCCAAGAACAACAGATGTTTTCCTACTACCAGCGTGAAGATCGTTCTACTGCTGACAGTATTAATGACAAGCACGCCTTCCCTCTTGGTTGGGACTATTCCCAGTCAGAACAGCCAACTAGTACATGTCAGCAGCCCGATAGCAGCCATGGGTCTTTGTTAACAAACACTAAGCTGACAGGAGCAGCATCCATTGGTCCAGAACCCAGACATGCTGTTGCTTCCTGCACACAACAGCCCCCAAGCATGCAGGCCATCAAGAAACCCTACCTCCATGAGCATTATCAGGAAACTTCCAATGAAATCCATCCTGACTCTCTCACTAATGACCATGATGACTACAGTGAGGATAAACTGTCATCGAGTCAGGCAGCTTCACTAAACACTCCAGGTTCATCAAGCTTTGTGCAAGCCCATGAAATAAGCAGCAACAGCAGAGGCTCTGTGGCGCCCGACCTTTCCAGAGATGACACCTTCAGGCCTCACAGGGGCAGAGGCCCTCCAAAGAAGAGGCGTCCTGAAGTGGAGTCGGACTCGGACAACGAGGCGGAAGTGGGACCCTCGAGCAAAAGGGAGCGTCTGAGGGACGGGGAAGTCTCCAAGGAGACTGTTGTAAAAACTGAGACGCATCGGCCACCACTCAGTTTGCGAGACTTTCAAGATGCCCAAAAATGGAAAGACTTTGCCAGATCTAAAAAGATGCCCCCCTACTTTGACCTGATTGAAGAGAACCTGTACTTGACTGAGCG AAAGAAGAGCAAATCTCATAGAGACATCAAGAGGATGCAGTGCGAGTGTCCACTTCTGTCCCGAGAGGAGCGCAGCAAAGGAGTGATGGCATGTGGAGAAGACTGTTTGAACAGGCTGCTGATGATTGAATG CTCATCACGGTGCTTGAATGGAGCATACTGCTCTAACCGCCGGTTCCAAAAGAAGCAGCACGCAGACTTTGAGGTCATCCTTACAGATGACAAGGGCTGGGGACTGCGCGCAGCTAAAGACATGCCTCC GAACACTTTTGTCCTCGAATATTGCGGCGAGGTGCTGGACCACAAAGAGTTTAAAACAAGAGTGAAAGAATATGCTCGCAATAAAAACATCCACTACTactttatgtctttaaaaaacaatgag ATCATTGATGCAACGTTGAAGGGGAACTGCTCTCGGTTTATGAACCACAGCTGTGAGCCCAACTGTGAGACCCAAAAG tgGACTGTTAATGGCCAGCTTCGGGTTGGGTTCTTCACCACAAAAACGGTCGCTGCAGGAACTGAGCTGACGTTTGACTACCAGTTTCAGAGATATGG GAAAGAAGCGCAGAAATGCTTCTGCGGAGCGCCCAGCTGCAGAGGCTTCCTCGGCGGGGAGAACAGAGTCAGTGTTCGAGCAGCTGGGGGGAAGATGAAGAAAGACCGCAATCGAAAGAGCGCCCTCACCACG GTGGATGAAGAGCTGGAGGCCTTACTGGAGAACGGAGAAGGCCTGTGTGATGAGAAGCAGGTGGTTTCTCTCTGCAGACTGATGGTTCGAGTGGAAACGATGGAGCAGAAACTCATTTGTCTCAAGCTCATACAG ATTATGAAAACCCTGGCGGTGCTTCCCATCTCAACCAAGAACATGCTGGAGGAGAGCAAAGTTCTGACTCTCATTCAGCGCTGGGCTCAAACGAAAACCCTCCCACAGCAGACGGAGATGGACGGTTACTCCAGCGAGAACACGTCCCGTGCCCAGACCCCACTCAACACTCCTGACGGTTCCGCCAACAAACTGGGACCTGAGCTGGACGGCGAAGCCTCCAAGCCTGCTGTGTACCGCCGTCTGAAAATCATCAGTGAGAACAGTCTCGACAGCGCGCTTTCTGACGCCAGCAAAGCATCTGAcgggaaggaggaggaggaggatgaggaagacGAGGAAGAGGATGAAAATATGCACGGAGATCCACCTGAAGAAAAGGAAATGAAGGTCGAAGCTGTGGATGGGACAAAAGAATCGACACTCGAGCCGGTGACGGAAAATGTGAGCGAGAAGCAGGAAGAGCCGGAGATGAGTCGAACAAGTGAACAAAATCTGACTGTGGAAGCAAAAACGGATTCTGATGTGAAAATGGAAGACTCTGAGATAAAGGAAGACACTCAAATAGAGCCTCAGCAGGAAGTTCCAGGCGATAAACAGGACAGTTCAGAGAAGCAGATTAGCCAGACGGTGGAAGAAAAGCCCGATTCTGAGCCAAATGTGCCAGAAAGCCAGTCCAGCCAAGAAGGGGCTGATGATCTCCCCTCAGAGACTTTGGAGGTGCTCGAAGAATTACAGGACGCAGATAaaccccctccccctcctcctccgccccctcctcctcctcctttacaGACTGACCCCCACCCTGCTGAAGCTACAACCAACGTGTCCCCAAGCTCTGAGACCGTAGAGGCAGCCGCACCTCCTGATGTCACCGCAACACCTGTGGAGCCCTCAGCCGTAGGAACTCCTTCTCAGGATGAGGAGGAAGGTCTGTCCGATGTGGAGAGTGAACGGAGTCAGGAGCCCCAGCACAATGTTTTGGACATAAGCAGCATGGCTGCCCGGCTGCTGGAAACGTGGAAGGACCTGAAG GAGGTCTACAGGATACCAAAGAAGAGTCAGGTGGAAAAAGAAGCGAGAA ATCGCAGCCGGGATCGGGAGACGGGTTTAACGCCGCGCACCGCCTCAGGCAGCCGTGAGCGTGAGAGGGAAAGGGAGCGGGAGCGAGAGAGGGAGCGGGACAGAGACCGGGATAGAGACTATGACAAAGACAGGGATCGAGACTGGGACAGGGACAGGGACAGGGACAGAGAGCGAGACCGCGACCGGATCTCAGACAAAACTCCACGCAGCTCTGAGCGGCGGAGGAGGCGCTCCCTGTCTCCACCGCCTTCCTCCTATGAGAGGAGCAGTCGGCGCACAGAAGAGCG CAAGACACCAAGAGGAGTCAGCAGTAAGGAGCGCAACAAGCTGTCCACGGAGGAGCGGAGGAAGTTATTTGAACAGGAAGTTGCTCAGCGTGAAGCCCagaaacagcaacaacaacaacagcttcagcagcaacaacaacaacagcagcagcagcaacagctcCAAACGATGGTTTATGATCCCGCTCTGGCTTATGTGTCAAGCCCCAGCTTCATCACCTACCCTCCTGGATACCCAATCCAGACCTTTGTGGATCCCTCCAACCCCAACGCTGGCAAAGTCCTCCTTCCCACCCCCCCAGTCGACCCCGGCGCCAACTATGAACAGACCCCTCCTTTGGCTTCTACTGGCCTGGTCTCTGAAATAGCCATACCATCTCCCTCCTCCACTTCCCAAACAGCTCCAGCCTCTAACCTCTCCCAGCACATCACCACCACAAACATCGCCACCGGCACCCCCCAGCAGTACGCCCAGCCAAATGTAGCCACCCAGGACGCGGGGGTAGCCGTGCTCTCTGTGCCACCCCAGCCAACCACTCAGGTCCAGAGCCAGCAGAGCTACACCACCCTCTGGGATCCCACCACCCAGCAGGCAGTGACGGTTCAGACACAGCCTGCACAGCAGtacgctgcagctgcaggacagGCTCAGCCACAGGCAGCCATCTATTACCAGGGCCAGCCATGCCAGGCTATCTACAGCATCCCTGCTGCCTACCCTCAGGCCAATCCTCCAGTCATACAG GCTTATACTGAACCCACAGCCAGCTACCTGCACGGTCAGGCGGTGTACCCTGGTCACCAGCAGGGGGTGGTGGTGCAGCAGGGTGGTACAGTGACCACCATTGTGACATCCCAAACTGTTCAACAG GAAATGATCGTGCCCAACAATGTGATAGACCTTCCTCCTCCCTCTCCCCCCAAACCCAAAACTATCGTCCTACCTCCCAATTGGAAAGTGGCCCGGGACCCTGAAGGAAAGATCTACTACTACCATATCGTCACAAG GCAGACGCAGTGGGATCCTCCCACCTGGGACGGAAGCAGTGACAGCACCAGTGTGGACCATGAATCCGAGATGGACCTGGGAACCCCAACCTATGATGAGAATCCTTCCAAG TTCTCCACTAAAACAGCAGAAGCGGACACTTCCAGTGAACTGGCTAAGAAAAGCAAAGAGACGTTCCGAAAAGAG ATGTCCCAGTTCATAGTGCAATGTCTAAATCCGTATCGTAAGCCAGACTGCAAATCTGGACGCATCAGCAACACTGAAGATTTCAAACACCTGGCTAGGAAG